One bacterium genomic window, TGGGTGGACGACCAAATATTTGAATTGGCTAAACGACGAGGAACTTTGTCTTGTAATCGCACCCGGGCGCAATCATGGCATTTGGATTCTCGGTCACCTCATTCAATCGGAAGACGACCTTGCCCGCTATCTTGGTCGAGGTGAATTTCAATACCCGGAATATGAGGAGTTATTCGGAATGAAGAGTAAACTCCTTCTCACCTCCGAATATCCGCCTGTCGCGGTGTTGCGCGAGCAATGGCTGACTGCACTGAAACGTAACGATGCAATCCTGCAATCAATGACCGACGAGGAGTGGGATCAGCCACACTCGTTTGTGAACGATACTCCCGATGAGGATTTCTATGGAACCAAAGGTAGTTGTGTCTTCCATTGGACGATGCATATGATGTATCACAATGGACAACTTGCAATTCTTTTAGCAAATTGCGGTAAAGCAAAATACTGATACTATCGTTCTTGAAAAGAAATGGGGCGTATTGCTACGCCCCTTTCTTTTTACTAATTGCCAAAGTTAGCGCAAATAAACGATACGCCTTTGCAATGCGACATTACCGGCATAAACACGGAAGATGTACGTACCAGCCGAAATCTGGCTTTGCTCGATTGACAATACATGCTGTCCGCCACTCAACATACCCCAATCGTAAGAAGCAACAAGTTGCCCGTTCATATTGAACAACTCGCCGCGAACCGAAGCCGAATTCGGTAACGACATGTTCACTTTTGTGGTCGAGTTGAACGGATTCGGATATGCTTCCGATAGTGTGAATCCATTCGGTAGTACTGGATCGGATGCCGCACTCGCAATGTTTGCAACAAACATATCCGATGCCCGAATCGAAACTGCCGGACTCATTGAGTTGGCTTGCACTGTCCACATGAAGGACGGGAATGAAGACAAGTTCAGCGCAACAGTATCCAACCGAACCGTAACCGATGTATCCGAGTCGGTCGGATAAGCTATCGAATCAGTCGGTGTAAAGAACCAAATCACATAATCGAAAGTATTCCCCGGAGCACCTCCGGTAGCTGGTTCCCAAGTGAATGTTGTGTTTGCACTTAGCGAGACACTTGCTCCATTCGTCGGCATACTGCATTGTGGCGGATCCACTGGCGGCAGTTGCTCAGTCGAGAAATGGAACATCTGATTGGATAACCGGGTAGCACCTAACTGATCGCGTGCTTGCACTTTCCAGTAATAGGTCGTACCGGGCACCAACGCACTGATGGTTGTCGAACTTGACATATCAGTATCGATGGTATCCGATTGTGCCATTGTCGAATCAGTACTATAGATGAACTTGTAACGGACAACATCTCCTTGATTCGGATCACCGTTTTCTTCCCAACCAACATTCACCATCATGCCACGAATTACTGCTCCATTTGCTGGGGTGAGCAATGAGAATGCATTTGGCGGTTGGTTCGGTGGCGTCGCTTCTACTAAAGTTACCGAACTTGTGTAAATGTAATCTCCACTCGTGCTCCCATTGTTGTTGGCAGCATTACCGGCAAAGTAGAAGACCACATTTCCCGCTCCGGCTGATGGTGCTGTCCAGTTAAACGTCCAGGTAACTGGGCCGTTTTGGGTTCCTGCACTGGTACCGGAAGAGGTATGTTTAATGTAGTCGCGCGCATTACCGGTTTGGTTGGAAACTTGGGTGTTTCCATTAGCTGTCGCAAGCGTTCCCCCCTGTTGCGACGAATTGCTTTGCAACGCTGCCGTCAACTCAAATCCCCAACGCGCTTGACCGGGATCCTGCAGTTCGACCTGCAATGGATACACTTGTCCAGGTACGTAACCCGTTGGCGGAGTACCCAACAAACTGAGGGAACCGTTGCCAGAATTCACCGTAAATGAGTTGTGACACTGTGTACAACTTGACGGATTGCCGACCATATTATCAGGTGGTCCTGATGAATACGCCAACGCCATCGATAACGTGGTTAAGAACGTTAATAGAGCACCAACAAAACGCATGATTTCCCCCCCCTTATACTGTTAAACGATACATTCACGCATAAGAGAGTAATACGAGGCGTTTAGGGAAATTGTTGTTACACAAAAATGGTGCCTTTAATAAGGCACCATCTTCTTAATAACTAATTCGTTGTATTCTTAGCGATCTTTCCACCGCGGTCCAAAGCCGGGTCTTTCACCATCAATACCCATTCTGGGAGCACCCATCGGGCAATCGGGGAAGTTACCCATTCCCGGACCACCCATTCTTGGACCATGACCACGACCTCCACGGCCTTTCGGTCCCGGTCCGAGTAGAGATAATCGACGGGCATGATGGCGGGATTTCACCAAAGCTTCTTCGGCTTCCTGCTCTTTCCCCTGCGCCAACAACTTCTTCGCCGATTCAAGTTCCTTCTTCGCCGATGCTATCGCATCTTTGCTCAGTTCGATGTCAGCGTTCAATTTGGTTTCCATTTTTAACAACCGCTCTTGTGCCAACTCTACTTTTTCTTTAACAGTAAGCGGTGTTCTTGGTGACGGTGCCGCTTTATCGTCGGTGTCGGCTGCAAAAGCCGAGAGAGCAATGATGACCAACATTGCCGATAAAAGAATTGAAATGATCCGTTTCATGGTTTTCTCCTTTGGTTGCTCAGGAACGAGTGTTCCGTGTTCTGCTGGTATGACACAAGGAAAGTTGCTAAGGTTTAATCGAAAAAAAAGAGAGGCGTATTACAACACCTCTCTCAACTGGAAACATCGATACCGCTTGATTATTCAGACAACGGGTCAGCCAAGGCTGGTTGCGATTTTGCAATCATCACGGGACAATTTGCTGTTCTTACTACCCGATCCGTGGTCGATCCGATGAGTAACTCCTTTACGCCTCCGTTACCATGCGGCCCAATGATAAGCAAGTCAGCGGAAATCTCATTGGCAAGCCGGACGATTTCTTTTGCGGCAACTCCTGAACAAACGTGATGATGTGGTAATGCAGCGAATTGAATATTGGAGTCGAAGTTTCTAAATGCTTGCCGTACAGTTTCCTCAGAATTTTGATCCAAATTGGATAGCGATGGGAACTCAAACGGAGTGCCGCTCATCTGTCCCGTTTCAATTGTATGCATTACGTGAATCACAGCATCAGTACGCTTCGCGATCACGCTTGCCCAACCAAGTGCAAAACGCGATTGCAAAGAGAAATCGATACCAACTAAAATGGTTTTAATCCCCTTCCATTCCCGATCCATCGCATGTTCGGTAACTAATACCAACGGTGTCGTAATCTGCTTGAGGATGGTTTCGGTGATCGACCCCATCACCCATTTGGCAATCGGGCCTCTGCCATGAGTACCCATCACCGTCGCGACTGGTGGATCGATCGACGCTTGATGCAGAATCATCGCTGTGATGTCGTCGCCTTTGTTATAGGTAGAGGCAAAAGGGAGACCATTTTGCTCAGCGAGCAGCTGCACAGTTTCAAAATTATCGAAATCGTGTTCATCGCCGTTGGCGGGGATGCCGTGAAATGCGCGTAACTCGATTTGAAAAGTTTGGGCAAGTGTAAGTGCGACAGGTAATGCCGCTTGGGAGGACTTACCGAAGTCGGATGGAAAAAGTATGTGCCGCATCGATCCTCCACTTCCGTTGTTCATCACCGGGAATCATATCACAGGAAGCATCGTGTGTCATCTAAAATTAGCGAAGAATTGTACGAATTCGCAATAGAAAGCAGTGCAATTTAATTTTTTTCACTTGTTAAGAATCACACGATTTTTCGCCGAATCGCATCGATTCGCTCAATTTGGGATAACACCGCTTCCAACAACTCCGGGGTCAACATGTTCGGACCGTCGGAGGGGGCGTGATCGGGGTCGGGGTGAGCTTCGAGAAATACGCCGTCGACGCCATGCGCCACCGCCGCCCGCACGAGTCCCGGCACTTCGTTGCGATCACCGGAAGTCGCGCCACCAGCGCCGCCCGGACGTTGTACCGAGTGTGTTCCATCGAAGATCGCCGGATAGCCTAATGCCCGCATCCGGGCAAGATTCCGAAAATCGACCACCAGCTCCCGGTACCCAAAACTACTGCCACGTTCGGTTAGAAGTATATTCTCACTACCGCCGGATTTGACCTTTGCCGCGGCTCCCGCTAAATCGTCGGCGTGGAGAAATTGTCCCTTTTTAATATTTACGACTTTTCCGGTCGCGCCGGCAGCTTCGAGTAGCGAAGTCTGACGGCAAAGAAAAGCCGGGATTTGCAAGACATCAACAACTTCCGCGACTTGCGCACATTCCGGCGATTCATGAACATCGGTCAAGACCGGTACACCAAGATTCTTGCGAATCTCTTCGAGGAGTTTTAATCCCTCGTCCAATCCTGGTCCGCGAAAGGCTCCCGCCGAGGTGCGATTTGCTTTGTCATAGGATGCTTTGAATACGAAGCCAAAGGGGAATTTCCGGATAATTGCCGCTAACCGCTCCGCCCAGCGCATCGTAAAATCGCGCGACTCTAATACACAGGGGCCTGCGATTAGTAGGAGCGGCGCGCCATGACCGACCTGAACCGTTGATGAGATTTCGATAGGTGTTTTCATAAAGCGTGTTGATTGGGATCGCGTGATGGGAGACCCGCTGCCAGTAAATCGTGTACCCGAAGCATACCGATGGGACGCTGCTCGGCATTCACGACCGGCAGTACCATGATTTGCGATGGACGGTTCTCCATCAAGTTTAATGCATCCAGAGCGAGCATGCCGGTTTGTACGACTACCGGTGTTTTCGTCATGACTTGATCGATGGGGTAATCCAATGCATTCGCGCCAAATCTTCCTATCGAACGCCGGAAATCGCCATCGGTAAAGATACCGGCGAGTTTTCCCTCTTCATCGACCAAAGAGACAGCTCCCAACGGCAACTCGGTTAGGACTTTCACCGCTTCCCGGCAAGTTGCAGTCACTGGCAATAACGGATTGCGTTCGCCGGTGTGCATTAAATCGTCCACTTTGAGTAACAATTTCTTGCCTAAGCTGCCACCGGGATGTAGCAGGGCGAAGTCGACCGGTTGAAATTTCCGTTCATTCAGAAGTACGACTGCTAATGCGTCGCCGAGCGCCATCGTAGCGGTTGTCGAACTGGTTGGTGTTAATCCGGCTAATCCCGCTTCACGGGAGTCGCCAAGCTGCAGTGAGTAGTCACAATGAGTCGCCAGATCGGATTGCTGACTGGCGGTAATGGCTACCGTAGTCGCCCCGATTCGCTTTAACACTGGCAGAATGGCAAGCAACTCTTCGGATTCGCCCGATTTGGAGAGTAATAGACAAATATCCTCTTTCCGGACAATGCCGACATCGCCATGGAGCCCTTCGGTGGGATGAAGGAAAATTGCGAGGGTTCCGGTCGATGCTAAGGTTGCAGCGATTTTCCGGGCGACGAGTCCCGATTTGCCAATCCCCGTAATAATGACTTTCCCGGTCGATTCGAGAATCAATTTTACAACCACGGCGAAATTCTCATCGATTGCATCGACGAGTGAATCGAGCGCCGCTCGCTCAATCCGGACGACTTCGCGCGCCTGTTCGATGATTTCTTGAGGTCTGTTCATCGTTCCAATCGGTAAGATTCGGAAAAAGATACGGTTTTTTGGGTGAGAATGCGATAACAACGAAGGAGGCGGCTGCCAGCCGCCCTCTTTTTGTGCGGGAACCCGCCGGGCTCCCCTACGATACAGGTCTGGAGACCTGTCGGTACCCAAGTCAGGCAGGATTGCCTAACCTCCAGTAGGGGCGTGCCGCGCACGCCCTATTGTTGTACGGGCGAACCTCGTGTACACCCAAAGCCACCGCGACAGGAATGTCGGGGCCTCGCAAAAAGAAAAGGGCGTGTGCGGCACGCCCCTACGAGATGATGGACTGGATTACGATTCGTCGGGGGTGTATTCGGTCGGAATATTTTTTTGACGAAGCGTATCGATACATGCGAGAATTTGTTTATAGTGGTGTTGGTCGTGGTAGGTGAGAATCGCCAAGGCATCGGCGACTCCGATGATACCGGCAATGGGAGAAAACATCCGCAATTGACCTAACTTGCGTTCAGATAGTTGTTCGAGGAGATGGACGATTTTCCGGGCAGTCTGTTCATACCCGCCAATCATGTGTTTCCGGCGTTTTCTACCCCGGGGATTTGAAAATATTTTGAGTGCTCGCATCGCCGTTTTACCGAACGGTTGATCGACGGTTGCGCGAAGATTTTGCGGTTTCGCCGGGAAGAGTACTTGCAATCGGTTTGCCACGATCAGCACCCGCCACCAATTGCGATCAACATCGTTGAGATGTTCGACAATCTGCGCAACGCACCATTTTCCATGATGGGGTTTTATCCGCCAAGCATCGCGATTGAGCCGCAACAACGTGGAAATGATTTCCCGGCGGGTCTCCTCGAATTCGACGATTACTGCCGGTAAATCGCGCGGTGGTCGGTGATAGGTAGCTGGAAACAGTGACATGAATTAGATACAATACGGGCGGCAAACCGGCGTATCCGGCAAGCCGCCCGTGAAGATCACGTTAGTGTGCGTCGAGGATTTTATTGCAAGAGGTGCAGTACTTGATCCGTTTCCGGACAAACTTGACATTGCCATCATCGCTTTTCACGGATAACACTCTTAGAGTCGGCGCGGAAAGCGTCTGCTTCTGACAGATCGGGCAAAAGACCATGAGCGACGCATTCTTTATCTTCTTAACCTTGTCGCCGAAGGATTGTTGCTTAGCCATCGGTATATCCTATCGTTTCTTACTCGTTACTTGGTTTCGCGGAATACAGTCACCTTGCGGTCGAACTTACAGAATTTTCTGAGTTCCAACCGTTCGGTTGTGTTTCTCTTATTCTTCTCCGAGGCATATCGCGCAACGCCTGGATTGCCGTTCTTACGGCATTCCGTGCACTCGAGCAAGATGTTAATCCGCACTTCCTTAGACTTGCTTGCCATTTTGTAATTCTCCTTTCGAGCAAGGTAAGATACAACATTTCCGGCAAAAATCAAGGTCGCTGGATTTTTCGGTTGAGCGTTGCATTTGGACAATTCTTGAGATAAACTTACTATACAACAAAATCATTGGTTTCGAGGATCCCATGGTACGGTTTGGCGAATTAGTCGTGCAAGAGGGGTGGATTTCCCCTGATCAACTTAGCGAAGCGCTCACCATTCAGCAAAATGGTACGTTACGATTCGGTGAGTTCTTGATGCGACAAGGTATGCTCCAACCGTTTCATGTTGAGTTAGCTCTAACCGTCCAAAAAACCTCCCCGAAATCCGAACCAATTGGCAAAATTGTTCAAGAATTGGGCTTTCTCCAAAAACGTCAAGTCGAACAAGCTGCTCAATTTCAACAAGCCGGTCGAAATCTCCTCGGAGAGATATTGGTTGATTTAGGGCATATTACCCCTGAACAGCGCGATCTCATATCTGGAAGACTTCCGGCATAGGAATAATCTTCATCCCCATACTTCCTATTGATAAGCAATTCTAATCAGTTGATTTCACTTCTACGCGATTTTTCAGCAGAAGAGTGTGTTCTTCCGGTGAGATCATTACCGCCGATTCGATCAGTAATTCCGGGATACCGTCGATAATGGGATAGTACCGGGGAACCGAAGGATCAGTCGTGACCAAAAGATAATTCTCGCCCTGCTTCACTAATACCAACGGTACTTTGGTTTCCGGACAAGCCAAAAGATGTTGGATGGCTGCGATTCGCTGGATGGCTTCGTTCACTTCTACTCCCCACTCGATACTGCGTAACAGTCGAAATCTATTTCTGCAATTGGATAATAATTGGTCGCGCTAAGGGTTCGTTGTAAATTCGCATCATGCAGTCAAATTTGCAAACCCTATCACAATGGCTTCTCTCAGTGGGAGCAATCTATCTCACTTTCCTGAGTACAGGCGTTCTCCCATTTTTACTCATCGGATTCTTCATTGGATATACGACCCACCTCGCCGCGAAGCGAATCATTGAATTGGGTGGCTTTCGTATGATGTACATCACCGGTTGGCTGGGTGTTCCGGTGCATGAGCTGTCTCACGTACTCGCCGCTTGGATTGGCGGTCATAAGGTAGTACGATTCGCGCCATTTTCACCCAATCCAAAAACCGGTCAGTTGGGTGTTGTCGAAACGAAGTATGACCAGAAGAACCGATATCAACGAATCGTCGGCAATTTCCTTATTCCCATCGCTCCGCTTGTCGGCGGAACGACGGTTCTGCTACTGCTAACCCGCTGGATAATTCCAGGATATTCGACGACTGCGTATGGTGGGTTTCGACCGCCAACATCTGCGACACTTAACGATGCGATACGATGGCAAAGTTATCTGGAAAATGTCTGGTTACAGCTTCTACAACAGATTTCCTGGCTATGGCATCCTGAGTTGGTTACCCGCTGGCAAACCTATCCCATCCTATATGCCATGTTGTGCGTTGCCGTTCATATTTCTCCTTCCATCGACGATTGGAAAAACTTCCGGAAACCATTGCTTTGGTTTATTGCATTACTGGCAATCGTGAGTTTCTTCATAGGAGCGATACCGGCAATTTCTGAACCTGCCATGAATTGGTGGGCGATTGGATTGACGTGGCTTTGGCCAATGTGGTTGTTTCTGCTTTTAATTGTGAGCCTCGCCGTTGCTCCGATCCTCATTTTCGGGAGTGTATTTGCACCTTCGGAATCCCCTCAGGTAAGAACGGCAAAACCCAAGAAGAATCCCCGAAAACAAACCAAGGGCACCGAGTAGGTGTCCTTGGAATCGAATGAAAACTGTTGATGTTGTTAACGTAGAATGGTTACTCTTGTCGTGAGTGGCGCTCCGGCAACTGACCCAGTAATAAAGTAACTTCCACTCGGTAATTGTTGGGCGGGTAGCGAGAAGGTTATCGAACCGGGCGCTCGCAGGAATTTTCGGGGAAGTTTTCGCACGACTCTACCCGATGCATCGTACATCGTGAGATTTGCCGTACCCGCTCGCGTCGAGTACAGTTTAACATTCGTCATTGCATTAAACGGATTGGGATATACCGACAACGAATAGCGATCCGGCAACATCTGCGATGGTTCCGGCATTCCTGACCATTGCGAAGCGGTAATTGTTCCCGAGTAACCGGCAGGTACTGAGATTAACTCAAGCTCGCG contains:
- a CDS encoding DinB family protein, producing MNIVAKHFYEQWKDAAGWTTKYLNWLNDEELCLVIAPGRNHGIWILGHLIQSEDDLARYLGRGEFQYPEYEELFGMKSKLLLTSEYPPVAVLREQWLTALKRNDAILQSMTDEEWDQPHSFVNDTPDEDFYGTKGSCVFHWTMHMMYHNGQLAILLANCGKAKY
- a CDS encoding T9SS type A sorting domain-containing protein encodes the protein SQWKLFNQRLRILRNTRQVKLHVENELITQNITITNQQSTRVTVFIAFPFLTGAPTTLTIAPNIEYRYSEVTRELELISVPAGYSGTITASQWSGMPEPSQMLPDRYSLSVYPNPFNAMTNVKLYSTRAGTANLTMYDASGRVVRKLPRKFLRAPGSITFSLPAQQLPSGSYFITGSVAGAPLTTRVTILR
- a CDS encoding T9SS type A sorting domain-containing protein; this encodes MRFVGALLTFLTTLSMALAYSSGPPDNMVGNPSSCTQCHNSFTVNSGNGSLSLLGTPPTGYVPGQVYPLQVELQDPGQARWGFELTAALQSNSSQQGGTLATANGNTQVSNQTGNARDYIKHTSSGTSAGTQNGPVTWTFNWTAPSAGAGNVVFYFAGNAANNNGSTSGDYIYTSSVTLVEATPPNQPPNAFSLLTPANGAVIRGMMVNVGWEENGDPNQGDVVRYKFIYSTDSTMAQSDTIDTDMSSSTTISALVPGTTYYWKVQARDQLGATRLSNQMFHFSTEQLPPVDPPQCSMPTNGASVSLSANTTFTWEPATGGAPGNTFDYVIWFFTPTDSIAYPTDSDTSVTVRLDTVALNLSSFPSFMWTVQANSMSPAVSIRASDMFVANIASAASDPVLPNGFTLSEAYPNPFNSTTKVNMSLPNSASVRGELFNMNGQLVASYDWGMLSGGQHVLSIEQSQISAGTYIFRVYAGNVALQRRIVYLR
- the kdsA gene encoding 3-deoxy-8-phosphooctulonate synthase, yielding MKTPIEISSTVQVGHGAPLLLIAGPCVLESRDFTMRWAERLAAIIRKFPFGFVFKASYDKANRTSAGAFRGPGLDEGLKLLEEIRKNLGVPVLTDVHESPECAQVAEVVDVLQIPAFLCRQTSLLEAAGATGKVVNIKKGQFLHADDLAGAAAKVKSGGSENILLTERGSSFGYRELVVDFRNLARMRALGYPAIFDGTHSVQRPGGAGGATSGDRNEVPGLVRAAVAHGVDGVFLEAHPDPDHAPSDGPNMLTPELLEAVLSQIERIDAIRRKIV
- the rpmG gene encoding 50S ribosomal protein L33, yielding MASKSKEVRINILLECTECRKNGNPGVARYASEKNKRNTTERLELRKFCKFDRKVTVFRETK
- a CDS encoding Trm112 family protein, with protein sequence MNEAIQRIAAIQHLLACPETKVPLVLVKQGENYLLVTTDPSVPRYYPIIDGIPELLIESAVMISPEEHTLLLKNRVEVKSTD
- a CDS encoding DinB family protein — protein: MSLFPATYHRPPRDLPAVIVEFEETRREIISTLLRLNRDAWRIKPHHGKWCVAQIVEHLNDVDRNWWRVLIVANRLQVLFPAKPQNLRATVDQPFGKTAMRALKIFSNPRGRKRRKHMIGGYEQTARKIVHLLEQLSERKLGQLRMFSPIAGIIGVADALAILTYHDQHHYKQILACIDTLRQKNIPTEYTPDES
- a CDS encoding KpsF/GutQ family sugar-phosphate isomerase; the protein is MNRPQEIIEQAREVVRIERAALDSLVDAIDENFAVVVKLILESTGKVIITGIGKSGLVARKIAATLASTGTLAIFLHPTEGLHGDVGIVRKEDICLLLSKSGESEELLAILPVLKRIGATTVAITASQQSDLATHCDYSLQLGDSREAGLAGLTPTSSTTATMALGDALAVVLLNERKFQPVDFALLHPGGSLGKKLLLKVDDLMHTGERNPLLPVTATCREAVKVLTELPLGAVSLVDEEGKLAGIFTDGDFRRSIGRFGANALDYPIDQVMTKTPVVVQTGMLALDALNLMENRPSQIMVLPVVNAEQRPIGMLRVHDLLAAGLPSRDPNQHAL
- a CDS encoding universal stress protein, whose translation is MRHILFPSDFGKSSQAALPVALTLAQTFQIELRAFHGIPANGDEHDFDNFETVQLLAEQNGLPFASTYNKGDDITAMILHQASIDPPVATVMGTHGRGPIAKWVMGSITETILKQITTPLVLVTEHAMDREWKGIKTILVGIDFSLQSRFALGWASVIAKRTDAVIHVMHTIETGQMSGTPFEFPSLSNLDQNSEETVRQAFRNFDSNIQFAALPHHHVCSGVAAKEIVRLANEISADLLIIGPHGNGGVKELLIGSTTDRVVRTANCPVMIAKSQPALADPLSE